GGTAAGAAAGAAGAAGGTAAGGTTATTGCTTCGTATACAGGTGGGGAAATTACAGACAAAGAGTTCGATAAATACGCAGCATTTACTGCTTTAATGAACCAACAGAAAGCGATGTATATGTCGATACCACAGTTTAAAGAACAATTCATTAAGCAATTCATCGTGTCAAAGGTACTAATTAAAGAGGTATCCAAAGACAATCTCAAGGAAGTTGATACGGCTGCAGCTACTTTTAAGAAGCAGCTGGAAGACGGAATGAAATCAACTCCTGAGCTTAAGGAACATATGAAGACTAGTAAGCTAACGGTTAAAGATGCGGTTGCATTCTTTAAGATCGATGCAGCTTTCGAGAAATATTACACCACTAAAGGTGAAGAGCTGAAAGCTAAGGTTACCGAAGAAGAAATTAAAACAGAATTCGATAAAAATCCTTCCGATTTTAACGTGGTTACCCTTCGTCACATTCTAATCGGCACGTCTGACCCATCTACTAATGCGCAATTAAAATCAGACGAAGATGCGCTTAAGCTTGCTAAAGAAGTTAAAGTGAAGCTGGAAGCAGGCGGAGACTGGAATGCTCTAGCTAAAGAATATTCCACAGATCCTAGCTCCAAAGAAACAGGCGGCTTATACGAGAAGCAAAAGGCAGGAGTATGGGTGCCTGAATTTAAAGAAGCGGCAAACAAGCAGGAAATCGGTAAAGTAGGCGACCCTGTTCGTACGCAATTCGGCTATCACGTCATGAAAGTCGAAAGCCGTGAGGCAACACCGTACGACAAGCTTGTTAAGGAAGATAAAGACAAGCTGTCAGTTGCTGTTGCTACAACCCTATTGGGCGATTTCTTAACGAAAGAACAGGACAAGCTGGGTATCAAGGTAACGTTGCCGGCAGAACCTACGCCTACCGCGTCAGGCTCTCCTAGCGCTTCTCCTTCAGCATCACCAAGTGCGTCTCCAAGTGCTTCACCGAGCGCTTCGGGGTCCTCTAAGTAAGCTATAACGAACGGATTAAAGACGTCTACGGAACTGCGATCGGATATAACGATCGGTTCTGTGGACGTCTTTTTTTGTACGATTGGAAAGTTTAAGTTTTTTTGGTTCTTTATTTCACTAATCGCCCGATTCAGCATGTACCGCCATCCCAAGGACGGTGAAGTCGTTTTACGTGGTCCTTCGATTTTAACTTGCTGAGTGAACTACACATATGGGTTGGCAGACAGGTATGTGTAGTTCGCTCAGGAAGTCCGGGGAGCAGAGGGGCTCGCAAAAAGACGAATCTTGATAGATCGCTTATAGCTTGTTTTCTCGGAGATTATAACAAAGGACTTGACAAGTGATCTCCTATGAACTAAATTAAATAAAAACCAATAGGTATACTTGGTATTAACAATTTAGTTGACCAGAACGCTGGAAACTAAGCTCCGCCGCACTTATTTATGTGCGTAACAGGAGCTTGGTTTTTAGTCGTTGCACGGAGGTGAATTCATGATTGTCATAAGCAAGCTAAGTAAGTCTTATAAAATCGCTAACAACACCTTTACAGCGCTGAAAGACCTGGATTTAACTATCGGGCGCGGCGATATATTCGGCATCATTGGGTTCAGTGGTGCTGGCAAGTCCACGTTGGTTCGTTGTATTAATCGGTTGGAAGAGCCGGATTCTGGCAGTATCGTCATAGGCGATACCGTCGTCACGGATCTTAATCAGAAGCAGCTGCGACAAGCTAGACAGAAAATAGGAATGATCTTTCAAGAATTTAATCTATTAGAGGCCAAGACGGTATTTGATAATATTGCCTTCCCATTGAAGGTTGCAGGTCACGATAAAGCTCATATTCAGAAACGTGTTCTCGAGGTTCTGGATATGGTGCACCTCAGTGATAAGGTAAATGCTTACCCTTCGCAATTAAGTGGGGGACAGAAGCAGCGCGTGGGGATTGCAAGGGCCCTCGCGAATGAGCCTGACGTTTTGCTGTGTGACGAGGCCACATCAGCTTTAGATCCGCAGACGACGTATTCCATATTAGAGCTACTTCAAGAA
This portion of the Cohnella abietis genome encodes:
- a CDS encoding peptidylprolyl isomerase, which gives rise to MLHRNRMSYRRFAMLMLAAVMLVAIISGCGKKEEGKVIASYTGGEITDKEFDKYAAFTALMNQQKAMYMSIPQFKEQFIKQFIVSKVLIKEVSKDNLKEVDTAAATFKKQLEDGMKSTPELKEHMKTSKLTVKDAVAFFKIDAAFEKYYTTKGEELKAKVTEEEIKTEFDKNPSDFNVVTLRHILIGTSDPSTNAQLKSDEDALKLAKEVKVKLEAGGDWNALAKEYSTDPSSKETGGLYEKQKAGVWVPEFKEAANKQEIGKVGDPVRTQFGYHVMKVESREATPYDKLVKEDKDKLSVAVATTLLGDFLTKEQDKLGIKVTLPAEPTPTASGSPSASPSASPSASPSASPSASGSSK
- a CDS encoding methionine ABC transporter ATP-binding protein, encoding MIVISKLSKSYKIANNTFTALKDLDLTIGRGDIFGIIGFSGAGKSTLVRCINRLEEPDSGSIVIGDTVVTDLNQKQLRQARQKIGMIFQEFNLLEAKTVFDNIAFPLKVAGHDKAHIQKRVLEVLDMVHLSDKVNAYPSQLSGGQKQRVGIARALANEPDVLLCDEATSALDPQTTYSILELLQEINIKLKLTIVLITHELDVLQHICNNVAVIEQGRIVETGTVDKFFLNPESDTARRFVNIIEYYRQRRHVIEGVGAGI